CCGGAAACCAGCATTTTGGAGGTCTATGAGAAAGCGTTGGGCAATGTTCACCAATATGCCTATATAGAAAACCAATACTTTCGCTACAAACCACTCGCTGAACGCCTTAAAGAGATTGCTGCAAAACGTAAAGCAGCCGGGGCGATGCATGACTTGTACCTTTTTGTTGTGACCAATAATCCTGAGAGCAAGCATTTTTCCAGCAGCACGTACGACACACTGGACAGCTTGGGCCAAGGCGAACTGATGCCTTTAGCCCACAGGGATTACCTGTACGACCAGCGCCAACTGGTCTACAGGGAACGTGAGTTAAACGAGCAGCCTCCATCAAAAGCGCGTGATAACGAGCTTGCTGGAATACGCAGGCAGATGCATGAGCAAGGTATCAATGAGGAGCGCGCTGAGGAGCTAATTGCTCTGGACCCTAATGCTCATTACAACAAAGCCGCTGCTCGTGAGCTCGAACCCGAGATGCTCCCGCCGGAGGGCTTAAAAGTAATCGTCACAACATTAGTAAGCTGCGATGCCTCTGGTAGCGCTACTCAAACAGTTAAAACTCAGAGCGAGCGTAAAGTCGAACAGCGAATTAGCCAGACCCTAGGTCCGGAGCAAGGTACAGCCAAGTACAAACCTATTTATGTCCACAGCAAACTACTGTTGGTAGATGATCTGTTTTTCACCTTGGGGTCAGCGAATATTAACGCTCGGAGCTTGTTTAGTGATACGGAACTTAATATTGCAATGCCTAGTCCGGGAACTACAAGGTTGTGGCGTGAGCGGTTGTGGAGCATGCATGCCGGAAAAGAAATAGAATCACATGTTAGTGATGACTTTGTTAGGTGGGAAAACGTAATAAATGATAATTGGGAGAATCAGAAAAAAAGTCTTCCGTTGCGCAGTAATTTAGTCAGATTTTGGGATTTGGTGACGCCTTATGCAACAGCAGTTGATTAAATTAACACTTGCAATTACTTTGCTGTTTACAGGAGCGCAGGTCATGGCTTACGAATTTAAATGTACACATGAAAAGGATACAGCGCCACACTTGGATCAAGTGGCAGATGGCTGGTTTCAACAAGCTCGAAAGGCCAGCAAAGAGCGCTTGCCTAATTGGCAGCAAGTTGCTCAGCTTTATCAACAGGCTGTTGATAAACAGCATTGGAAAGCTATGCATAATCTTGCAGAGCTTTATTTGCGCGGTAAAGGCGTACCTAAGGATACTAACAAAGCTATCGATCTTTATCAGCAGATGATCGATTTAGATGTGCCGCTGGGTTATTACGATATGGGTGTTATGGTGCAGCGAGGTGTCGGTGTAGTCCAGTCTGATAAAGATGCCATGCTGTTTTTACTTAAGGCTGCTGATTTGGGGAATCCCAATGCTCAGACTAGAATTGGATATATATATATATATGATAAGCATCAGGATGCTATAGGCATAGAGTACCTGAAATGTGCAGCTAGGCAGGATTTTGCAGATGCAAATTTTAAGTTGGCTAGTTACAGTAAGAATGTTGATGCTAATTATCCGGTCGCTATGTATTATTATCAGCGAGCAGCGGCTCTTGGTGAGCCAAAAGGAGCATTAAATATTAGAGATGCGTTCCGTGATGGTGATTTTCAGTACGGTAAGAATGAAAAAATAGCTGAGGCTTATAATAAAGTATTCAGGAGCTTACAAGATAACCCAGATTTACGATTTCCAAACCTTGCTAAAGAATACCCTTTGCCGCCGCACCCCACTCAGGGCTACCACGCCGATAAAGACATTAACTGGAAACCAACTGGGCGTGATGATGATTATTAAGCCCGCTTTTAAATGGAATTAAACATGAAAAAGATCATTGGTATATCCGCTTTAATACTGCTGGCTCTTTCTATCTTTTCGGCAGTGCTATGGCTGGGAGGTATCGCTGGCGCTGTAACGGGAGGAGGGCGGAATACCAATGAGATTGACTATCTCATGACGCTTGCAAAAGTCTTGTTTGTGCTTGCGGCACTTAGCGGTGTGGTTGCTTTGGCATGGCCTGGCCAAGAGTCTGGCTCGGCTAACGAGAGCAGTAGGTAAACTCAAACACTGGCTTCGCCAGCCTGCTATGCAGGCTGGCCATTGCAATGATGAGTCTGCCTCTACCGCTCCCCCCGCTCATATTTATCCAGCGTATCACTGGCAATCTGGCGACCCAGTTGGATCAGCTCGGGGGCGCGGTAGAACTCGAAGAAGCGGCAGATGCGCTTGGGCACGTTGATCAGGACGTCCGGCGGGTAGCCTGCGATTTTGTATTGCGCCAGTGAGGTTTGCATCACCTCGAAACTCTGGTTCACCAGTTCAAGGAGGGAGGCCGGGCCGTGCAGTTCGGCCAGGCGGGTGCCGCTGGCATTGGTACGGTTGGATTTGCTGTTGGCATCCTCTTCTGCACGGCGTTGCCAAGGGTTGATGGCCTCGGCCGGTACGCTGTCCTGATTGGCTTCGATCAGCAGTTGTTCGTCGTGCTCCTCGTGGTTTTCTGTGTCGCTGGATTTGCGCCGTAACGAGGGCAGGCGTGAGCCGATTGAACTCATCAGGTTATCGAAGCGACCCTTAAGTGCTGGGGGTCGGGTGATGATGGGCAGCTCATATTGGCTCTGGTTGGTGGCGTTGAGGTTAACCGCGACGATCAGGTCGCAGCGGCTGGAGACCACAGGGACGATGGGAAGCGGGTTGAGCAGGCCGCCATCCACCAGAATGCGATTGCCCTGTACCACCGGCGTAAACAGGCTGGGGATCGCGGCGGAGGCACGCATGGCCTGATGCAGATCACCTTCCTGAAACCAGATTTCCTGCTGATTGGTCAGGTCCGTTGCAACGGCCGTAAAGGGGATGGGCAACTGCTCGATATTGATCTCACCAAGCATTTCGTGGATTTTGCCGAAGACCTTTTCCCCGCGAATGGCCCCCAAGCGGAAACTCACGTCCAGCAAACGCAGGACGTCGAGGTAGTCCAGGCTCTCTGTCCATTGCCGGTATTCGTCGAGTTTTCCAGCTGCATAAATACCGCCGACGACTGCGCCCATGGAACAGCCAGCAATACAGCAAATTTCATAATCGCGCTCAAGCAGCTCTTCGATTACGCCGATATGGGCGTAGCCCCGTGCTCCTCCTGAACCCAGAACCAGTGCGACGCGTTTACTCATCCTTAAATCCCCCTGACCGAAGGGCAGAACATACGCCCACCACGCAGTCCAGCCAAGGCGCTATTTGTTAAACTAGATGGCTTACCGCGGTAGAGACCCTTTTCATGAGCGAGCCAATCCGATTGACCCAATACAGCCACGGCGCTGGTTGTGGGTGCAAAATTTCCCCTAAGGTGCTGGAAGTGATTCTGGCTGGCAGCGGCGCGCAGAACCTGGACCCTAAACTCTGGGTCGGTAACGCCTCCCGCGATGATGCAGCGGTCTACGCCATCGACGACGAGCGCGGTGTTGTGTCTACCACTGACTTCTTTATGCCGATTGTCGATGATCCGTACGACTTCGGCCGTATCGCCGCAACCAATGCCATCAGCGATATTTATGCGATGGGCGGTGATCCGCTAATGGCCATTGCTATCCTCGGCTGGCCGGTCAATCTGTTGCCGCCGGAAGTGGCCCGTGAGGTGATTCGCGGTGGTCGTGCTGTATGCGACGCGGCCGGTATTCCGCTGGCAGGCGGCCATTCCATCGACGCACCTGAGCCGATTTTTGGTCTGGCCGTGACCGGACTGGTCGACAAGCAGCATATGAAACGTAACGACAGTGCCACGGCCGGTTGCCGCCTGTACCTGAGCAAGCCGCTGGGGATCGGCATCCTCACCACTGCCGAGAAGAAGTCCAAGCTGCGTGCCGAAGACGTTGGTCTGGCCCGTGACTGGATGTGTACCCTGAACAAGCCCGGTAGCCGTTTCGGTAAGCTGGCCGGGGTTAAAGCAATGACTGACGTCACCGGCTTCGGTCTACTTGGTCACCTCTTGGAAATGGCCGATGGCAGTGGCCTGACCGCTCAACTTGAGTTCGCCAAAGTGCCGCGTCTGCCGGGTGTTGAGTACTATTTGGAGCAGGGCTGCGTCCCTGGTGGCACCTTGCGCAACTTTGATAGCTACGGCGATAAGGTTGCACCGTTGACTGAGCAGCAGAAGTCGCTGCTGTGTGATCCACAAACCAGCGGCGGTCTGTTGGTTGCCGTTACCCCTGAAGGTGAGGCTGAGTTCCTGTCGGTTGCCGCTGAGCTGGGTTTGAGCCTTGAGCCGATTGGCCTGATGCTGGAGCGACAGCGTTATGCGGTTGAGGTGGTGTAATGCGCGAAAACGCCACGGATTACCGCAGCCTGTTTATCAATGATGTGCCGATGATGGATGCTCGCGCGCCGATTGAATTCAACAAGGGCGCGTTCCCCGGTGTGGTCAATCTGCCACTGATGAATGATGTCGAGCGGCAGAAGGTTGGCACTTGCTACAAACAGCAAGGACAGCAGGCGGCTATTGAGTTGGGCCATCAGTTGGTGAGTGGTGCGGTTAAGGCTGAGCGTGTCGAGGCTTGGGCCGCTTTTGCCAGGGCTAATCCTGATGGTTATTTGTATTGCTTCCGTGGCGGACTGCGCTCGCAGATCGTGCAGCAATGGCTGAAAACCGAAGCAGGTATCGAATATCCGCGCGTCATCGGCGGTTACAAAGAGATGCGGACGTTCCTGCTGAGCACTCTCGAAGAGGCGGTGGAGCAGTGCGATTTGGTCCTCATTGGAGGCATGACCGGCACCGGTAAGACGGAGGTTATCGCCCAGTTAGACAACAGCCTCGATTTGGAAGGCCATGCCAATCACAGGGGCTCCAGCTTTGGTAAACGTGCCACGGCACAGCCACCGCAGATCGGTTTCGAAAATGCCCTGGCAGTGGACATCCTGAAAAAGCGCGCCGCCGGTATCGACCAATTCGTCCTGGAGGATGAGGGGCGCATTGTGGGCTCCTGCTCGTTGCCGCACGTGCTTTACCAGCGCATGCAGACACTGCCGCTGGTCTGGCTTGAGGACAGCCCTAGCAGTCGGGTAGAGCGCATTCTCAAGGATTATGTGGTGGACCTGAGTGCCGAGTTCATCCAGTTGCACGGCGTTGAAGAGGGCTTCGCTGCTTTTGCCGAGCGACTTCAGCAAAGCCTGACTAATATCGTTAAACGCCTGGGTGGTGAGCGTTACAAGCGGTTGGCCGGCATCATGCAGCAGGCACTGAGGGAACAGGAGCAAGGTCGTGGTGTCGATACTCATCGCGGCTGGATTGAAGCGCTGCTGACTGAGTATTACGACCCGATGTACGTGTTTCAACGCGAGTCCAAAGCCCCACGCATTGAATTTGCGGGTGGGCAGGGCGAGGTTCTGGCGTATTTAAGGACACGTAAGCGTTCGTAAGCAGGGCACTTTTGCAGGAACTTTAGATCCAATTTGCCAGCCTATAACTCTAATTATTTCTGGGAGATTAAAGATGAAAGTATGGATCGCGCTATCGGTGGCGTTGTTGGTGCTGACAGGCTGTGCGGGTAAGACGGCTTACCGCAACAGCTGTGCGACTCAGCTTGATGCCGCCTGGAAAGAGCTGGACCTTGCTAAAGCAGATGGTTTTGCTGGCACCGTTAGCTATTCCAAAGCGTTGTCGCTGCTCACTGCCGCTAAAACCCAACAGCAATTTGAAAGTTATGAGGGTTGCACGGCCAAGTCCGAGCGTGCCCGGTTCTATATACGCGAGTCGCGTGAGGGACGTTGATGCAAATAGATTTCAGCAAACTGGAACCCCTTGAGCGCTATCGCTGGTTGGCTTCAACCGTGACGCCAAGGCCGATTGCTTGGGTGTCCAGTTTGTCCAAGGAGGGCGCCAGTAACCTGGCGCCTTTCAGTTTTTTTCAGGTGATCAACGATGACCCGGCCACGCTGCTGGTCAACATCAATCACCGTGAGGATGGCAGCTACAAAGACACCTTGATCAACGTGCTGGATAACGGCGAGTTGGTGATTCATCTGGTGGATTACGCGCTGTCTGAGCAGATGAATGCCTCATCTGCACAGTTTGCCCACGGTATCAGTGAGTTCGAGCAATGTGGCATTGCCAGTGCGCCCTCTGTACAGGTTAAGCCACCACGTGTCGCAGCAGCCCCGGTGGCCTTTGAGTGCCGTTTGGCGCAAGCGATGCCTTACCCGCCACAGGCCCCGAATTGCCACCTGTTGTTTGCTGAGGTCTTGCGGGTGCATGTTGACGAGCGCGTGTTGAACGAAAAAGGCCGTGCTGATCCGCTCAAACTGGATCTGGTCGGTCGTTTGGGTGGGGCGAGCTACACCCGTACCCGTGATGTGTTCGATATGGTGCGACCTAGCTGAAGCTGCCACCGCGTACACGTTAGGCAAATCAGGCTCTGCTTTCCAAAAACGACCTCTACATAGTCATAAGCACCCCTGGCAAGTCTTCTGGCTTGTCGTGGGTGTGGCACTTTCCCTAAGGTTTCAGGCAGAAGTCAGACGGTGCAACGCTGTCTGCTGTAGTCTCTGAAAGGGTGGCGCTATGTTGAGCGGTTTACACCGGCAATTCGCAAGTCTGAGTACAGCAAAAAAGCTCTCGCTAGGTTTTGGGGTTGTACTGGTTCTTACCATTTTGGTTGCAGTC
The Pseudomonas mendocina DNA segment above includes these coding regions:
- a CDS encoding patatin-like phospholipase family protein, with amino-acid sequence MSKRVALVLGSGGARGYAHIGVIEELLERDYEICCIAGCSMGAVVGGIYAAGKLDEYRQWTESLDYLDVLRLLDVSFRLGAIRGEKVFGKIHEMLGEINIEQLPIPFTAVATDLTNQQEIWFQEGDLHQAMRASAAIPSLFTPVVQGNRILVDGGLLNPLPIVPVVSSRCDLIVAVNLNATNQSQYELPIITRPPALKGRFDNLMSSIGSRLPSLRRKSSDTENHEEHDEQLLIEANQDSVPAEAINPWQRRAEEDANSKSNRTNASGTRLAELHGPASLLELVNQSFEVMQTSLAQYKIAGYPPDVLINVPKRICRFFEFYRAPELIQLGRQIASDTLDKYERGER
- the mnmH gene encoding tRNA 2-selenouridine(34) synthase MnmH; translation: MRENATDYRSLFINDVPMMDARAPIEFNKGAFPGVVNLPLMNDVERQKVGTCYKQQGQQAAIELGHQLVSGAVKAERVEAWAAFARANPDGYLYCFRGGLRSQIVQQWLKTEAGIEYPRVIGGYKEMRTFLLSTLEEAVEQCDLVLIGGMTGTGKTEVIAQLDNSLDLEGHANHRGSSFGKRATAQPPQIGFENALAVDILKKRAAGIDQFVLEDEGRIVGSCSLPHVLYQRMQTLPLVWLEDSPSSRVERILKDYVVDLSAEFIQLHGVEEGFAAFAERLQQSLTNIVKRLGGERYKRLAGIMQQALREQEQGRGVDTHRGWIEALLTEYYDPMYVFQRESKAPRIEFAGGQGEVLAYLRTRKRS
- a CDS encoding flavin reductase family protein — translated: MQIDFSKLEPLERYRWLASTVTPRPIAWVSSLSKEGASNLAPFSFFQVINDDPATLLVNINHREDGSYKDTLINVLDNGELVIHLVDYALSEQMNASSAQFAHGISEFEQCGIASAPSVQVKPPRVAAAPVAFECRLAQAMPYPPQAPNCHLLFAEVLRVHVDERVLNEKGRADPLKLDLVGRLGGASYTRTRDVFDMVRPS
- the selD gene encoding selenide, water dikinase SelD encodes the protein MSEPIRLTQYSHGAGCGCKISPKVLEVILAGSGAQNLDPKLWVGNASRDDAAVYAIDDERGVVSTTDFFMPIVDDPYDFGRIAATNAISDIYAMGGDPLMAIAILGWPVNLLPPEVAREVIRGGRAVCDAAGIPLAGGHSIDAPEPIFGLAVTGLVDKQHMKRNDSATAGCRLYLSKPLGIGILTTAEKKSKLRAEDVGLARDWMCTLNKPGSRFGKLAGVKAMTDVTGFGLLGHLLEMADGSGLTAQLEFAKVPRLPGVEYYLEQGCVPGGTLRNFDSYGDKVAPLTEQQKSLLCDPQTSGGLLVAVTPEGEAEFLSVAAELGLSLEPIGLMLERQRYAVEVV
- a CDS encoding tetratricopeptide repeat protein codes for the protein MQQQLIKLTLAITLLFTGAQVMAYEFKCTHEKDTAPHLDQVADGWFQQARKASKERLPNWQQVAQLYQQAVDKQHWKAMHNLAELYLRGKGVPKDTNKAIDLYQQMIDLDVPLGYYDMGVMVQRGVGVVQSDKDAMLFLLKAADLGNPNAQTRIGYIYIYDKHQDAIGIEYLKCAARQDFADANFKLASYSKNVDANYPVAMYYYQRAAALGEPKGALNIRDAFRDGDFQYGKNEKIAEAYNKVFRSLQDNPDLRFPNLAKEYPLPPHPTQGYHADKDINWKPTGRDDDY